From Brevibacillus marinus, a single genomic window includes:
- a CDS encoding carbon-nitrogen hydrolase family protein, protein MAQKVRVTVAQYAVEIGKQTANEEKALEITRQAARNGSDIILLPELFSTEYFPAAKNPQYFSYAVPEDSPTIARFCGIAKEHQTAILLPYFEKAGSRYYNTMLYIDRSGSIAGRYRKVHIPAVRSIEKFYFRPGYEFPVFAAEWGTFGCLICQDRLFPEAARVLALKGADVLFIANAAGNYANFAAVWEAQHVMRAYENGCFVVTSNRVGTENGVKFFGKSLVAAPGGEILTAASDREETIAAELDLVQVAEMRNLLHIYRDYRPEMYREICRLE, encoded by the coding sequence GTGGCCCAAAAAGTGCGAGTCACTGTTGCCCAGTATGCTGTGGAGATCGGAAAGCAAACGGCCAATGAGGAAAAAGCACTGGAAATCACCCGGCAAGCTGCCCGAAACGGGAGCGACATCATCTTGCTGCCGGAACTGTTTTCAACGGAGTACTTTCCCGCAGCAAAAAATCCGCAATACTTCTCGTACGCCGTCCCCGAAGACAGCCCGACGATTGCTCGGTTTTGCGGCATCGCCAAGGAACATCAAACGGCCATTTTGCTTCCCTATTTCGAAAAGGCGGGCAGCCGCTACTACAACACGATGCTCTATATTGATCGATCCGGCTCGATTGCGGGCAGGTACCGGAAAGTCCATATTCCCGCTGTTCGCTCTATCGAGAAATTCTACTTTCGCCCGGGATATGAGTTTCCTGTCTTCGCTGCCGAGTGGGGGACGTTTGGCTGCCTCATCTGTCAGGACCGCCTGTTTCCGGAAGCGGCGAGAGTGCTTGCGCTAAAAGGGGCGGACGTCCTCTTTATTGCCAACGCGGCGGGAAACTACGCCAACTTTGCTGCGGTTTGGGAAGCGCAGCATGTCATGCGGGCCTATGAAAACGGCTGCTTTGTCGTCACGTCCAACCGTGTCGGAACGGAAAACGGCGTGAAGTTTTTCGGAAAAAGTCTCGTTGCCGCGCCCGGCGGGGAGATCTTGACAGCGGCGAGCGACCGGGAGGAAACGATCGCAGCCGAACTGGATTTGGTGCAGGTGGCGGAAATGCGCAACCTGCTGCACATCTACCGGGACTACCGTCCGGAGATGTATCGGGAAATCTGCCGCCTTGAATAG
- a CDS encoding helix-turn-helix domain-containing protein has translation MITVRMLSQALSGANITLVAGEDGLDKTIDYLTVQEFPLKSSRIKKNGFIMGTFYAFQNIDQLLKHFRWYAETNVSAIGYHTVFQSDIPAELIDFANQENMPVFYIPNDVPYHYLFEKYNGLVYQETMRIKDQIDSLNKSMMEALLREKEIHFIIQEFGKYLQVPVIYLDPDLRILSLWSDFLSRSDVNEWLEDVKEHYVHVLTTIRFNQKDAEVYLFEKARHLQSVIIIPLKSRLNFFGYLVVGDKSKNMPFFDIVLKNTSTAVMLDAIKRNQIKEFQKTEDIKLFEEIFRNRNTRPLSALNFYFDISKLNYILIAEPKVNKYIKTCYEWLDNQLREVPNRLVWIFDKKVIGILQYIPKSVLKCDSRDFHIGISGKLPDRSVSNIKKLYQQAMISLHFAKYENKAACSWDSVGIQKIIYVITESELLHDYYLEHLQPLIKHDELHDTNLMKTLHVYLDNFFNLKKTGEQLHMHPNSVKYRINKIEEILKVNLYNPSEFMNVWLAIKCYEYNTLKNHGKVLEE, from the coding sequence TTGATTACTGTCAGAATGCTAAGTCAAGCCTTATCTGGTGCTAATATTACATTGGTGGCTGGGGAAGATGGTCTCGATAAAACAATCGATTACTTAACCGTTCAAGAATTTCCTTTAAAGAGCTCCAGGATCAAGAAAAATGGATTTATTATGGGGACGTTTTACGCCTTTCAAAATATTGACCAGCTTTTAAAGCACTTCAGGTGGTACGCAGAAACCAATGTAAGTGCAATCGGCTATCATACAGTGTTTCAAAGTGATATCCCGGCAGAACTTATTGATTTTGCGAATCAGGAGAACATGCCTGTTTTTTACATTCCCAATGATGTGCCATACCATTACCTTTTTGAAAAGTACAACGGGCTTGTTTACCAAGAAACCATGAGAATAAAAGACCAGATAGACTCCTTAAACAAAAGCATGATGGAAGCTTTGCTTCGTGAAAAGGAGATCCACTTCATTATCCAAGAGTTTGGGAAGTATCTGCAAGTACCGGTCATTTACTTGGATCCAGATTTAAGGATTTTATCATTATGGTCAGATTTTCTATCGCGTTCGGATGTAAATGAATGGCTGGAAGATGTTAAGGAACATTATGTTCACGTACTGACAACTATTCGTTTTAATCAAAAAGATGCCGAAGTATACCTATTCGAAAAAGCGAGACATCTTCAATCGGTTATTATCATACCTCTAAAAAGCAGGTTAAATTTTTTTGGGTACCTGGTTGTTGGCGACAAAAGTAAGAACATGCCATTTTTTGATATTGTATTAAAAAACACTTCTACTGCAGTAATGCTGGATGCTATTAAAAGAAATCAAATAAAAGAATTTCAAAAGACAGAGGATATTAAATTGTTTGAAGAGATTTTCCGGAACAGAAACACAAGGCCATTATCTGCGCTAAATTTTTACTTTGATATATCGAAGCTGAACTACATTCTGATCGCAGAGCCTAAAGTAAATAAGTACATTAAAACTTGCTATGAATGGTTAGATAATCAGTTGCGAGAAGTTCCAAACAGGTTGGTATGGATATTTGATAAAAAAGTAATTGGAATACTTCAGTACATTCCAAAAAGCGTTTTAAAGTGTGATAGCAGGGATTTTCACATTGGTATAAGTGGAAAACTGCCAGATAGAAGTGTAAGCAATATAAAAAAATTATACCAACAAGCAATGATATCCCTTCATTTTGCTAAATATGAAAATAAAGCTGCCTGCTCCTGGGACAGTGTTGGAATACAAAAAATAATTTACGTCATCACCGAATCTGAGTTACTTCATGATTATTATTTGGAGCACCTACAGCCATTGATCAAACATGATGAATTACATGATACAAACTTGATGAAAACACTTCACGTTTATCTTGATAATTTTTTTAACTTGAAAAAGACTGGAGAACAACTGCATATGCACCCTAACTCGGTAAAGTACCGAATCAACAAGATTGAAGAAATATTAAAGGTTAATTTATATAATCCTAGTGAATTTATGAATGTATGGTTGGCAATAAAATGCTATGAATATAACACACTCAAAAATCATGGTAAAGTGTTAGAGGAATAA
- a CDS encoding ISNCY family transposase, which translates to MTRAELKKVLVVEKILGGHMTNGEGAAALGLTVRQVIRLKKKYVEEGGAQALVHRNRGRKPSHALSEEVKERVAALYAAKYHGSNNCHYAELLAEHESIQLSPSSVRRILLEKGIKQAKQRRRSKAHQPRQRKPQAGMLWQIDATPYAWLEDRTPAFTLHAAIDDATGTVVGAVFRPTECREGYSLVMQQGIQKYGVPLGLYSDRHTIFRSPNEKLTVEQELVGETKPLSHFGKAMAELHIEHIKAITPQAKGRIERLWKTFQDRLVIELRLLGAKTMEEANAALPKLLEKHNRQFAVKPKEAESAYIPLDPTVNLNYVFTIREYRRLGPGNTISYNGTIYTLAKPANLRFGTKEMVEVRETLTGEVLLWIQGMPLALKATEKPQRKAAAETKKASSASPRKPAADHPWRMYRNKNPLQNNTKSTADQAT; encoded by the coding sequence TTGACGAGAGCAGAACTGAAGAAGGTACTTGTGGTGGAGAAGATTCTCGGAGGACACATGACGAACGGGGAAGGAGCTGCAGCACTGGGGTTAACGGTACGGCAAGTGATCCGGCTGAAGAAGAAATATGTGGAAGAAGGAGGAGCGCAGGCGCTCGTACACCGCAATCGGGGAAGGAAGCCGAGTCACGCGTTGTCAGAGGAGGTGAAGGAACGGGTGGCGGCGCTTTACGCCGCGAAGTACCACGGCAGTAACAACTGCCATTATGCAGAACTTCTCGCGGAGCACGAATCCATACAACTAAGTCCTTCCAGCGTTCGACGCATTCTGCTGGAAAAAGGGATCAAGCAAGCCAAACAGCGGCGGCGAAGTAAAGCGCATCAGCCGCGTCAACGTAAGCCGCAGGCTGGAATGCTGTGGCAGATCGACGCCACGCCATATGCCTGGCTGGAGGACCGTACACCAGCCTTTACGCTCCATGCGGCGATTGACGATGCGACAGGCACCGTCGTCGGTGCCGTATTTCGGCCGACGGAGTGTCGCGAAGGCTATTCGCTCGTCATGCAGCAAGGCATACAGAAATACGGCGTGCCGCTTGGCCTGTACAGTGACCGGCACACAATCTTTCGATCGCCCAATGAGAAACTGACCGTGGAGCAGGAACTAGTCGGCGAAACGAAGCCGCTCTCCCACTTCGGCAAGGCGATGGCTGAGCTTCACATTGAGCATATCAAGGCCATCACACCACAGGCCAAAGGCCGCATAGAAAGGCTCTGGAAGACGTTTCAGGATCGCCTGGTCATCGAATTGCGGCTGCTCGGCGCAAAGACAATGGAGGAGGCCAACGCGGCGCTGCCAAAGCTGCTGGAGAAACATAATCGCCAATTCGCAGTGAAACCAAAGGAAGCGGAGTCGGCATACATACCGCTGGATCCAACGGTCAACCTGAACTATGTGTTCACCATTCGCGAATATCGGCGGCTCGGGCCCGGCAACACGATATCCTACAACGGCACGATCTACACGCTCGCCAAGCCAGCGAATCTGAGGTTTGGCACGAAGGAGATGGTTGAAGTGCGGGAAACGTTAACCGGTGAAGTTCTCTTGTGGATCCAAGGAATGCCGCTGGCTCTGAAGGCAACAGAGAAGCCCCAACGCAAAGCAGCGGCGGAAACAAAAAAGGCGAGTTCTGCGTCGCCACGCAAACCCGCCGCCGATCATCCGTGGAGGATGTATCGGAACAAAAACCCACTTCAGAATAACACAAAATCAACAGCAGACCAAGCCACCTGA
- a CDS encoding branched-chain amino acid ABC transporter permease, which translates to MKRYQIFLLSLLAAVVGLLLFVPVYDYKVSFIFYLLFWITMASSFNIIYGLTGYLPFGFVAFYGIGGYTTAFLVTKLHLSPLFAVLCAELMGALLALLFFPTLRLKGIYFAIVNFSCALALKTIISNLPEEIGGGSAGFSLTSVYNPAASFYSMLVLAILAVAAAFLVTRSTLGIALRSIKQDPFAAEVLGVHTTRMKLYAWLICAVFPAMAGAIDTWYTAIIDPETGFSIMITAKAVLYGMFGGFGTVAGPVLGTVVLYHIDDLVWAHFPTFDVFLLGLVLLLLVLFMPAGIVGAIHRRYPKSRSLLR; encoded by the coding sequence ATGAAACGTTATCAAATCTTCCTGCTGTCGCTGCTGGCGGCAGTCGTTGGCCTTTTGTTGTTCGTGCCGGTCTATGACTACAAGGTTTCGTTTATCTTCTACCTCCTCTTTTGGATCACCATGGCGTCGTCGTTCAACATCATTTACGGGCTGACCGGATATTTGCCGTTCGGATTTGTCGCGTTCTACGGGATTGGCGGCTATACCACGGCCTTTCTCGTGACCAAGCTGCATCTGTCGCCGCTGTTTGCCGTTCTCTGCGCGGAGCTGATGGGGGCACTGCTTGCGTTGCTGTTTTTTCCAACGCTGCGCCTGAAAGGGATCTACTTTGCGATTGTGAACTTTTCCTGTGCGCTTGCGTTAAAAACGATTATCTCCAATCTCCCGGAAGAGATTGGCGGGGGGAGTGCGGGCTTCAGCCTCACATCCGTGTACAACCCGGCGGCCAGCTTCTACAGCATGCTCGTGCTTGCGATCCTTGCCGTCGCTGCAGCCTTTCTTGTGACGAGGTCAACGTTGGGGATCGCGCTTCGCTCCATCAAGCAGGATCCGTTCGCAGCGGAAGTACTCGGTGTTCACACGACGCGCATGAAACTGTACGCCTGGCTCATCTGCGCCGTCTTTCCGGCGATGGCGGGAGCGATCGACACGTGGTACACGGCGATTATTGATCCCGAAACAGGCTTCAGCATCATGATCACGGCAAAAGCTGTCCTGTACGGTATGTTCGGCGGATTCGGCACGGTCGCGGGGCCGGTTCTGGGAACGGTTGTGCTCTACCATATCGATGATCTCGTCTGGGCCCACTTTCCGACGTTTGACGTATTCCTGCTGGGGTTGGTGCTGCTGTTGCTCGTGCTGTTCATGCCGGCGGGAATTGTCGGCGCCATTCACCGCCGCTATCCAAAATCTCGCTCTTTGTTGAGGTGA
- a CDS encoding metal-dependent hydrolase family protein, translating into MRTIFTNCKLIDGIVNDIIDNAFIIVEGEEIKEVGIGTIQPLPTDRVIDCSGKYVLPGLIDCHVHLVWDGSPDPQRVIQQLDQESVALRAYKHATEYLHLGITTVRDVASPNRSVLSVRNAINQKILVGPTIIASGPAICMTGGHVHYIGLEADGADEVRKAARKLLKEGVDLIKVMATGGIYTFGEEPGSPQLTKEELTAAKEEAHKKNKKVAAHAEGLKGIKNCIEVGIDTIEHGIFADEEALISMREKGIILVPTMVVMKRLAVDERIAPWALEKAKRVVEPHQKMLEQAIKIGVKIATGTDCGSPVTPPEFYFDELLIMEKAGMSAMEVIQASTRVAAECLGLDDRGVISEGKKADFLIVEQNPLDNLAVLRGQKTVVKDGAVISK; encoded by the coding sequence ATGAGAACAATATTTACAAACTGCAAGCTGATTGACGGGATCGTCAATGATATCATCGATAATGCTTTCATTATTGTTGAAGGTGAAGAAATTAAAGAAGTGGGAATAGGAACGATTCAGCCGCTTCCGACTGACAGAGTAATCGATTGTTCAGGCAAATACGTCCTACCAGGTCTTATTGATTGCCATGTTCATCTTGTTTGGGATGGAAGCCCTGACCCACAGCGTGTCATCCAACAACTGGATCAAGAGTCAGTTGCTTTAAGAGCTTATAAACATGCAACCGAGTATCTTCATTTAGGCATTACGACTGTTCGCGATGTGGCCTCACCCAATCGTTCAGTTTTGAGCGTCCGCAATGCAATCAACCAGAAGATTCTCGTGGGGCCGACCATCATTGCTTCAGGCCCGGCGATATGCATGACAGGGGGACATGTGCATTACATCGGTTTGGAAGCTGATGGTGCGGATGAGGTGCGCAAAGCAGCGAGAAAGCTCCTGAAAGAAGGAGTAGACTTGATAAAGGTGATGGCAACGGGCGGGATTTACACGTTTGGAGAAGAACCAGGTTCCCCGCAATTAACGAAGGAAGAATTAACCGCAGCGAAGGAGGAAGCCCATAAGAAAAACAAAAAAGTGGCTGCTCATGCTGAAGGCCTAAAGGGTATCAAAAATTGTATCGAGGTTGGTATTGACACCATTGAACATGGGATTTTTGCCGATGAAGAAGCATTAATATCAATGAGAGAAAAAGGCATTATCTTGGTGCCCACCATGGTAGTGATGAAAAGGTTGGCCGTCGATGAAAGAATCGCTCCATGGGCCTTGGAAAAAGCTAAGCGAGTCGTGGAGCCACATCAAAAAATGTTGGAACAAGCGATAAAAATTGGGGTCAAAATTGCCACAGGAACAGATTGCGGCTCACCTGTGACTCCTCCCGAGTTTTATTTTGATGAACTATTGATTATGGAAAAGGCGGGAATGAGTGCAATGGAAGTCATTCAGGCCTCAACAAGAGTTGCCGCCGAATGCCTCGGTTTGGATGATCGAGGGGTTATTTCTGAAGGGAAAAAGGCTGACTTTTTAATCGTTGAGCAAAATCCCCTGGACAATTTGGCTGTGCTCAGAGGGCAAAAAACGGTCGTGAAAGATGGGGCTGTCATTAGCAAGTAG
- a CDS encoding helix-turn-helix domain-containing protein: MAIHANIRQLRKQKGMTSKYVAAQLNLTPAAYSMKESGKRPFTLKEIEQLAITIGVEVADFFVAKINKMRKGKTA; the protein is encoded by the coding sequence TTGGCCATCCATGCTAACATTCGCCAACTGAGAAAACAGAAAGGCATGACATCCAAGTATGTAGCTGCACAATTAAACCTTACCCCCGCCGCTTACAGCATGAAAGAGAGCGGCAAGCGACCGTTTACGCTAAAGGAAATCGAACAACTAGCCATCACGATCGGCGTAGAGGTAGCGGATTTTTTTGTGGCGAAAATTAACAAAATGAGAAAGGGGAAGACGGCTTAA
- a CDS encoding MFS transporter produces MIDIDSRVERIPDNRYNKRLLVTSGLGYTFDAMDMAIIAFVLPVVMGLWNLTSAETGLLGSSVLIGYFLGALFAGYFGDRFGRKKVIVWTLVIYSVATVFSAFATNWGQFFWLRVIAGIGTGGESAIIAPFLSELISSKYRGKYVGALSGFFSFGYVGAAVLAYFVIPISEYGWRIALLITALPIFLVIYWRRALPESPRWLESKGKLKEADQVMTEIERKVEQHIGRKLPEPTPKQAKQVVNEKGNFLTLWKKPFVKSTVMLWILWFSIVFAYYGFFTWIPTLLFQQGFAISKSFLFSIIMYLAQIPGYFTGAFLNDVIGRKNVIIAYLGLGAVSAVFMSQAESSAAILISGFFMSLFMTGTYAGIYAYTPEQYPTMVRSTGTGSASSFGRIGGLLAPIFIGYMYPIYGFLGVFLMTTGILVLGMLAVIILGEETKFKSLDQITSEKFTRA; encoded by the coding sequence ATGATCGACATCGATTCAAGAGTTGAACGAATTCCGGACAATAGGTACAACAAACGGTTATTGGTTACAAGCGGTTTAGGGTACACTTTTGATGCAATGGACATGGCCATCATCGCTTTTGTGTTACCGGTTGTAATGGGGTTATGGAATCTTACCTCAGCTGAAACCGGTTTATTGGGCAGTTCAGTATTGATCGGTTACTTCCTGGGTGCTTTGTTTGCGGGTTATTTTGGTGATAGGTTTGGCAGAAAAAAGGTAATCGTTTGGACATTGGTGATTTATAGCGTTGCAACGGTTTTTAGCGCCTTTGCGACAAATTGGGGCCAGTTTTTCTGGCTGAGGGTCATTGCCGGAATTGGAACAGGTGGTGAAAGCGCGATTATTGCTCCATTTCTCTCAGAGTTAATATCCAGTAAATACCGAGGCAAATATGTCGGGGCATTATCAGGTTTCTTCTCATTTGGTTATGTTGGAGCTGCCGTCCTCGCCTATTTTGTTATCCCGATTTCCGAATACGGTTGGCGTATTGCACTGTTGATCACGGCATTGCCTATCTTCCTTGTTATTTATTGGAGAAGAGCGCTACCTGAATCACCGCGGTGGCTTGAGTCAAAAGGGAAGCTCAAAGAAGCCGATCAAGTGATGACAGAAATTGAAAGAAAAGTTGAACAACACATAGGGAGAAAGCTTCCGGAACCAACACCAAAACAGGCAAAACAAGTTGTGAATGAAAAAGGCAACTTTCTCACCTTGTGGAAGAAACCTTTTGTCAAAAGCACAGTAATGCTGTGGATCCTTTGGTTCTCTATTGTATTTGCTTACTATGGTTTTTTTACGTGGATCCCCACCTTGCTTTTTCAACAAGGTTTTGCGATTTCTAAGTCGTTTTTGTTCTCGATTATCATGTATCTGGCTCAAATCCCTGGATACTTTACAGGCGCCTTTCTAAATGATGTGATTGGCAGAAAAAACGTAATTATTGCATATTTGGGCTTAGGTGCTGTTTCTGCCGTATTCATGAGTCAAGCTGAATCTTCCGCGGCAATCTTAATCTCTGGGTTCTTTATGTCACTATTTATGACTGGTACTTACGCAGGTATATACGCGTATACGCCTGAGCAATACCCTACCATGGTTCGTTCGACCGGTACGGGTTCAGCATCCTCTTTTGGAAGAATTGGCGGGTTGTTGGCTCCCATTTTTATTGGGTACATGTATCCGATCTATGGGTTTCTGGGTGTTTTCCTGATGACAACAGGTATTCTCGTTTTAGGGATGTTGGCTGTCATCATTTTAGGTGAAGAAACCAAATTCAAATCCTTGGATCAAATAACATCCGAAAAGTTTACGCGTGCCTGA
- a CDS encoding helix-turn-helix domain-containing protein, with amino-acid sequence MKSLGLMLRSAREKKGLIQKEAAAKAGISNVTLSQYENDVRTPDPLTLAKLADIYEVSVDFLLGRSDNKAKIAGDYLLVCTDDPNGYGSKSLPTEKPDLKQLLETQPLRYDGAELSPEEQELIAAHVRMAYELIKKSGKIRAGQRKKNRPGEE; translated from the coding sequence ATGAAATCATTAGGTTTAATGCTGCGGTCGGCAAGAGAAAAGAAGGGATTAATCCAAAAAGAGGCAGCCGCGAAAGCTGGCATTAGCAATGTCACTTTGTCGCAATATGAAAATGATGTACGAACCCCCGATCCATTGACACTTGCCAAACTCGCCGACATCTATGAGGTTTCCGTGGATTTCCTACTGGGACGCTCCGACAACAAAGCGAAAATAGCCGGAGATTACCTCCTTGTCTGCACCGATGATCCCAACGGCTACGGCAGCAAGTCCTTGCCCACTGAGAAGCCTGATTTAAAACAACTCCTGGAAACCCAACCTCTCCGCTACGATGGAGCGGAACTATCTCCGGAAGAACAAGAACTGATCGCCGCCCACGTCCGCATGGCATACGAGCTCATCAAGAAAAGCGGCAAGATTCGTGCGGGACAGCGGAAGAAAAACAGACCCGGCGAGGAGTAG
- a CDS encoding metal-dependent hydrolase family protein, giving the protein MEKIFTGTTILWGENLEEKTDHALYVKDGKIIALLHQSQIPSDKHVVQLEGGFLLPGLIDLHVHIMWDGSANPVETQNKESYEQKIIRSISNAQKHLKNGVTTVRDLGSVDDIALHVAEAINRKIIDGPRIIACGKTLTMTGGHDPFWGRFCDGPYEGLKGVREQIYKNAQVIKVSATGGVYGRERGEVAENAELTYEELKVICDEAHRFGLKVASHAIGREGILNSIKAGVDSIEHGHYLDDELIELMIKNNVSWVPTLFVYQQIAQFNGIPQYAQEKAKKIIARHEKAFRSYFNSGVLIGAGSDAGSCLTPHPAVVEELQTMNKYIANVRDILKTATSNAGKILGLNVGQITEGYQADLIHLSSNPLEDLNALKDIRKVYIGGEIVYR; this is encoded by the coding sequence ATGGAAAAAATATTTACCGGTACAACAATATTATGGGGAGAGAATTTGGAAGAAAAAACGGATCATGCACTGTATGTAAAGGATGGTAAAATTATTGCACTACTTCACCAGTCGCAAATTCCTTCTGATAAACATGTCGTCCAACTCGAAGGGGGTTTTCTGCTTCCGGGCTTGATTGATCTCCATGTTCATATCATGTGGGATGGATCCGCAAATCCGGTTGAAACGCAAAACAAAGAGAGCTATGAACAAAAAATTATTCGCTCTATCTCCAACGCACAAAAACACCTCAAAAATGGGGTTACAACGGTGAGAGATTTAGGCTCTGTAGACGATATTGCCTTACATGTTGCCGAAGCGATAAACCGGAAAATCATCGATGGACCACGTATCATTGCGTGTGGGAAAACCCTCACCATGACAGGCGGCCACGACCCATTTTGGGGGCGATTTTGTGATGGACCCTATGAGGGATTAAAAGGAGTAAGAGAGCAAATTTATAAAAATGCCCAAGTTATTAAGGTCAGCGCTACGGGGGGAGTGTATGGCCGGGAGCGAGGAGAGGTAGCCGAAAATGCAGAGTTGACATATGAGGAATTAAAGGTTATTTGTGACGAAGCGCATCGCTTCGGACTGAAAGTTGCTTCCCATGCTATAGGAAGAGAAGGGATTTTAAATTCCATTAAAGCCGGAGTGGATTCTATTGAACACGGTCACTACCTAGATGACGAACTGATCGAGTTAATGATAAAGAATAACGTTTCGTGGGTACCAACATTATTTGTTTATCAACAAATCGCTCAATTCAATGGGATTCCGCAATATGCCCAGGAAAAGGCAAAAAAAATTATTGCCCGACATGAAAAAGCGTTCAGATCGTACTTCAACAGTGGGGTTTTGATAGGGGCAGGTTCAGATGCTGGCTCTTGCTTAACCCCTCATCCAGCTGTTGTTGAAGAACTTCAAACAATGAATAAATACATTGCAAACGTCAGGGATATTTTAAAAACAGCAACGTCAAACGCTGGTAAAATATTAGGTCTAAATGTTGGCCAAATTACAGAGGGTTATCAAGCCGATTTAATCCATCTAAGCTCAAATCCATTGGAGGATTTGAATGCTCTCAAGGATATTCGCAAAGTATACATCGGTGGAGAAATTGTATATCGTTAA
- the xerA gene encoding site-specific tyrosine recombinase/integron integrase, with protein MLLKQAIDTFLHYLTSLERSEQTTSGYKNDLKLFLRFLEKKYNCCTYLDEVTAADIEDYLLWLKEERNYAPASRARNLYTLRSFFAYAYKKELVKRNVALSVENIKLQQKERVYLTEEEVQQLLQTIQHDLIRLVAKVLYLTGMRISECLSLTLDAVDFEQKMIHVVAGKGNKDRLIPISDKLLPLLQHYVEHERPDTDSDLFFCTKKTGKLSPAYVNRVLREAAEQLGWKKKVTAHILRHSFASQLVKKDVNLVQIQKLLGHSSLKVTSVYTHSSLEQLSEAVNAL; from the coding sequence ATGTTGCTCAAACAGGCAATCGACACTTTCCTACACTACCTGACTTCGCTGGAACGGAGCGAGCAGACCACCTCCGGGTACAAAAATGACCTGAAACTGTTTTTACGCTTCCTGGAGAAAAAGTACAACTGCTGTACCTACCTGGACGAGGTGACAGCCGCAGACATTGAAGACTACTTGCTGTGGCTGAAGGAAGAACGAAACTACGCGCCGGCCAGCCGGGCGCGAAACCTTTACACGCTTCGCTCTTTCTTCGCCTACGCGTACAAGAAGGAGCTGGTCAAAAGGAACGTGGCATTGTCAGTGGAGAACATTAAGCTCCAGCAAAAGGAGCGGGTCTACCTGACCGAGGAGGAGGTTCAGCAGCTCCTGCAAACCATCCAGCACGATCTCATCCGGTTGGTGGCCAAGGTGCTCTACCTGACAGGCATGCGGATCTCGGAGTGCCTTTCCCTCACCTTGGACGCGGTCGATTTCGAGCAAAAAATGATTCACGTCGTCGCCGGAAAAGGAAACAAGGACCGGCTGATCCCGATCTCCGACAAACTGCTCCCGCTCCTTCAGCACTACGTCGAGCATGAGCGACCGGACACCGACTCCGACCTTTTTTTCTGCACGAAAAAAACAGGAAAGCTGTCCCCCGCCTACGTGAACCGGGTGCTGAGAGAAGCGGCAGAGCAGTTGGGCTGGAAGAAGAAAGTGACCGCCCACATCCTGCGGCACAGCTTCGCCAGCCAGCTGGTCAAAAAAGACGTCAATCTGGTACAGATCCAGAAGCTCCTTGGGCATTCTTCGCTCAAAGTGACGAGCGTCTACACCCACAGCAGCCTGGAGCAGCTCAGCGAAGCGGTGAACGCGCTGTAG